From a region of the Impatiens glandulifera chromosome 4, dImpGla2.1, whole genome shotgun sequence genome:
- the LOC124933486 gene encoding DNA repair protein UVH3: MGVHGLWELLAPVGRRVSVETLAGKKLAIDASIWMVQFMKAMRDDRGEMVRNAHLLGFFRRICKLLFLRTKPVFVFDGGTPALKRRTVIARRRQRENAQAKIRKTAEKLLLNHLKAMRLKELANELENQRKMNDNKGKKILTSQVNTSDDNEGRKHNKKQEALDEMLAASLAAEEDGGFPTNPSTSGGDFSVEEEEEDEDEEMIVPTINGDVDPAILAALPPSMQLDLLVQMRERLMAENRQKYQKVKQAPAKFSELQIQSYLKTVAFRREIHEVQKSASGKVLGDGVQTSRIASEANREFIFSSSFTGDKQALVSAGIERSNNELPRIPTEPPVSKSVSSVASTSMSGATNGATMNNSSTEFNKDVETYVDERGRTRFSRVRAMGIRMTRDLQRNLDLMKEIEQDRNCTDTIATSNKLGNIIDLDNPELNETSDNASNRPPSFGEKNYPFIFKNEKSIEISFEDDGESKTLNDDDDDLFAQLVAGGDHAVNKSTEINPEKNSYDPDSDFDWEEGPVAVKNDFLGHDQQSFEKCDTGDVEWEEGNSAVPNSISLHPSALGETSKGTLEEEADIEEAIRRSLQELKCQKSADSEFSKLEEDGEMGNKVVSLESSPVRGDRTKSNSPLEDVHTPKKSPDCLLIGIGRIDNQHAINNLNDNAADLSVRSSNGCDEVQNLNVPFSHKEPKEMMKEKIVPSNGEKIVISSTLHAINNLNDNADDLSVRSSNGCDEVQHLNVSFSLKEPKEMMKENTVPSSGEKIVISSNIQGQMHAKVNSSNMLGPENTNPISGDMSDSILDGASKLDFEVTAHSSFSKTAEREEPPIQNSSDLDSLWEQPIDTDAMNSIETAEALKEEIQNLDQERADLGNEQRRLERNAESVSSEMFAECQELLQMFGLPYIIAPMEAEAQCAFLELANLVDGVVTDDSDAFLFGASHVYKNIFDERKYVETYFMEDIDSELGLSREKLIRIALLLGSDYTEGVSGIGIVNAIEVINAFPEDDGFSKFREWIESPDPAILGKLDVKTGSVTPRKGSNSGTKNTDVKTGSVTPRKGSNSGTKNTDDIQSVKQIFMDKHRNVSKNWHIPSTFPSEAVIAAYAYPQVDKSTESFSWRKPDLSILRKLCSEKFGWNYQKADELLLPVFKEYNKHETQLRMEAFYSFNEKFAKIRSKRIKNAVKGIVGKPVQHSEKGKKRKAKQSETMEDGSTAEQQHSKETIPAVSSLEEARNCEPMSKTEGKNRPNKRQNVAKKRRKKKDLSSESNPDDRYDNESQSGAVAAPFELRKSTRTRKAVSYNPDIMEIDDELSKADEVCEGSKAKEDDDQLGQMAEPSDYLKMGGGFCSDKEEDEVNKVRKEDADLFEADYLKMGGGFCSDKEEDEVNKVPKEDDDLFEAELGQSSDYLKMGGGFCSDKEEDEVNKVPKEDDLFETELGQSSDYLGMGGGFCLDKEEDEVSKVPPVQPETESISNQIEDAALSGNKDLEEDYDQQEVRLSLRAMPNLRRKRRKT; encoded by the exons ATGGGTGTTCACGGTCTATGGGAGCTTCTAGCTCCGGTCGGCCGTCGTGTTTCCGTCGAGACCTTAGCCGGAAAGAAACTCGCAATTG ATGCTAGTATTTGGATGGTACAGTTCATGAAGGCGATGCGAGATGATAGAGGTGAAATGGTGAGAAATGCACATTTACTCGGATTCTTTCGCCGTATCTGCAAACTTCTGTTCCTTCGAACCAAGCCTGTTTTCGTCTTCGACGGTGGAACACCTGCTCTCAAGAGAAGAACCGTCATTGCACGTCGCCGTCAACGTGAGAATGCTCAGGCTAAGATTCGTAAAACTGCTGAGAAATTACTTCTCAATCAT TTAAAGGCAATGAGATTGAAAGAACTGGCTAATGAACTTGAGAACCAAAGGAAAATGAATGATAATAAAGGTAAGAAGATCTTAACTAGTCAAGTAAACACTTCAGATGATAATGAGGGGAGAAAACATAATAAGAAACAGGAGGCCCTTGATGAAAT GTTGGCAGCTTCCCTTGCTGCGGAGGAAGATGGGGGCTTTCCTACTAACCCATCGACCTCTGGAGGAGATTTTtccgttgaagaagaagaagaagacgaagatgaAGAGATGATAGTT CCAACAATAAATGGAGATGTTGATCCTGCAATATTAGCTGCTTTACCTCCATCAATGCAACTTGATCTCCTCGTCCAG ATGAGGGAAAGGTTGATGGCAGAGAATAGACAAAAGTATCAGAAAGTCAAGCAG GCTCCTGCAAAATTTTCAGAATTACAAATTCAATCCTATCTTAAAACTGTGGCATTTCGACGTGAGATTCATGAAGTGCAAAAATCAGCTTCTGGAAAGGTTCTAGGTGATGGTGTCCAGACTTCCCGAATAGCATCTGAAGCAAATAGAGAattcattttctcttcttctttcacCGGTGATAAACA AGCTCTTGTATCTGCTGGAATTGAGAGAAGCAACAATGAACTACCTCGTATTCCAACAGAACCTCCAGTTTCAAAGTCTGTGTCCAGTGTGGCTTCTACAAGTATGTCTGGTGCTACAAATGGAGCAACGATGAATAATTCTAGTACAGAATTTAATAAAGATGTGGAGACATATGTTGATGAGAGGGGGAGGACTCGATTCAGTAGAGTGAGAGCCATGGGAATACGCATGACAAGAGATTTACAAAGAAATCTTGACCTTATGAAAGAGATTGAGCAGGATAGAAATTGCACAGATACGATTGCAACCAGTAACAAACTGGGAAACATTATCGATTTGGATAACCCTGAGCTTAATGAAACATCAGATAATGCTAGTAACAGACCTCCTAGCTTTGGCGAGAAAAATTATCCTTTCATTTTTAAGAATGAAAAATCGATTGAGATATCATTTGAGGATGATGGGGAAAGCAAGACTctgaatgatgatgatgatgatctgtTTGCTCAGCTTGTGGCAGGAGGAGATCATGCAGTCAATAAATCTACTGAAATTAATCCCGAAAAGAACTCTTATGATCCTGATTCAGATTTTGACTGGGAGGAAGGACCGGTTGCAGTAAAAAACGATTTTTTAGGTCATGATCAACAATCTTTTGAAAAGTGTGACACTGGTGATGTAGAATGGGAGGAGGGAAATTCTGCTGTTCCAAATTCTATTTCTTTACACCCATCTGCATTAGGAGAAACCTCAAAAGGTACTTTGGAAGAAGAAGCTGATATCGAGGAAGCTATAAGAAGAAGCCTTCAGGAGTTGAAATGTCAGAAATCTGCTGATTCAGAATTTTCTAAACTTGAAGAAGATGGAGAAATGGGTAACAAAGTTGTTTCCCTTGAATCAAGTCCTGTAAGAGGTGATAGGACCAAATCAAATAGTCCATTAGAAGATGTCCACACTCCAAAAAAATCGCCCGATTGTCTTTTGATTGGAATTGGTAGAATTGATAACCAGCATGCCATAAATAATCTGAATGATAATGCTGCTGATTTGTCTGTGAGGAGCTCCAATGGCTGCGATGAGGTCCAGAATTTGAATGTGCCATTTTCACATAAAGAACcgaaagaaatgatgaaagagaAGATAGTACCATCGAATGGAGAGAAGATTGTAATTTCTTCCACTCTTCATGCCATAAATAATCTGAATGATAATGCTGATGATTTGTCTGTGAGGAGCTCCAATGGCTGCGATGAGGTCCAGCATTTGAATGTGTCATTTTCACTTAAAGAACcgaaagaaatgatgaaagagaATACAGTACCGTCGAGTGGAGAGAAGATAGTAATTTCTTCCAATATTCAGGGTCAGATGCATGCCAAAGTAAATAGTTCTAATATGCTAGGTCCTGAAAATACTAATCCAATATCTGGTGATATGTCTGATTCTATTCTGGATGGTGCTTCAAAACTTGACTTTGAGGTTACTGCCCATTCTTCTTTTAGCAAGACAGCAGAAAGGGAAGAGCCCCCAATTCAAAACTCAAGTGATCTTGACAGTTTGTGGGAACAGCCTATTGATACAGATGCAATGAATTCAATTGAAACTGCCGAagcattgaaagaagaaataCAAAATTTAGATCAAGAACGCGCAGATCTCGGAAATGAGCAAAGAAGACTCGAGCGTAATGCAGAATCAGTTAGCTCTGAAATGTTCGCTGAATGTCAG GAGCTGCTTCAAATGTTTGGCTTACCATACATTATTGCACCCATGGAAGCTGAAGCTCAGTGTGCATTTTTGGAACTTGCAAACCTTGTTGATGGAGTTGTTACAGATGACTCGGATGCATTCTTATTCGGAGCAAGCCATGTATACAAGAATATATTTGACGAACGCAAATATGTTGAAACATACTTCATGGAA GACATTGATAGCGAACTTGGTTTAAGCAGAGAGAAACTAATCCGCATAGCTCTTCTTCTTGGGAGTGACTATACTGAAGGTGTAAG CGGCATTGGAATTGTTAATGCCATCGAAGTTATAAATGCATTTCCTGAAGACGATGGGTTCTCCAAGTTTCGTGAATGGATTGAATCACCTGATCCAGCCATTCTGGGAAAGCTTGATGTGAAAACAGGCTCTGTTACTCCAAGAAAGGGTTCAAACAGTGGGACCAAGAATACCGATGTGAAAACAGGATCTGTTACTCCAAGAAAGGGTTCAAACAGTGGGACCAAGAATACCGATGACATACAAAGCGTAAAGCAAATATTTATGGACAAACAT AGAAATGTGAGCAAGAACTGGCATATTCCCTCGACTTTTCCCAGTGAAGCTGTAATAGCTGCGTATGCTTATCCACAAGTGGACAAGTCAACCGAGTCTTTCTCTTGGAGAAAGCCAGACCtctctattcttcgcaa ACTTTGTTCAGAAAAGTTTGGATGGAATTATCAGAAGGCTGACGAGTTGTTACTACCTGTATTCAAAGAGTACAACAAACACGAG ACTCAACTGCGAATGGAAGCATTTTATAGTTTTAACGAAAAATTTGCAAAAATTCGTAGTAAGAGAATTAAAAACGCTGTCAAAGGAATCGTCGGTAAGCCAGTTCAACATTCTGAGAAAGGAAAGAAACGGAAGGCTAAACAAAGCGAAACTATGGAAGATGGATCAACTGCCGAGCAGCAGCACTCCAAAGAAACTATTCCTGCAGTTTCCTCTCTAGAAGAAGCAAGAAACTGTGAACCTATGTCTAAAACAGAAGGTAAAAACAGACCCAATAAGAGACAAAATGTGGCtaagaagaggaggaagaagaaagactTGTCATCAGAAAGCAATCCAGATGATCGATATGATAATGAATCGCAAAGTGGAGCAGTAGCAGCACCGTTCGAATTAAGGAAG TCAACTCGAACACGAAAGGCTGTGAGTTATAATCCAGATATTATGGAAATTGATGATGAACTGAGTAAAGCAGATGAAGTCTGTGAAGGATCTAAAgctaaagaagatgatgatcaacTTGGCCAGATGGCAGAACCCTCAGATTACCTCAAAATGGGAGGTGGGTTTTGCTCGgacaaagaagaagatgaagtaaACAAGGTTCGTAAAGAAGACGCTGATCTGTTTGAAGCGGATTACCTCAAAATGGGAGGTGGGTTTTGCTCAgacaaagaagaagatgaagtaaACAAGGTTCctaaagaagatgatgatcTGTTTGAAGCAGAGCTAGGTCAATCCTCGGATTACCTCAAAATGGGAGGTGGGTTTTGCTCGgacaaagaagaagatgaagtaaACAAGGTTCCTAAAGAAGATGATCTGTTTGAAACAGAGCTAGGTCAATCCTCAGATTACCTCGGAATGGGAGGCGGGTTTTGCTTGgacaaagaagaagatgaagtcaGCAAGGTTCCTCCTGTTCAACCAGAAACTGAATCAATCTCAAA